AGGTGATGGGGTTGTCGCGGAACTTGTTGTCCTTGTAGTTTTCGGTGTTGAAGCCGCTGCCGTCCATGGAGCTACTGGTGACGGCATCGCCGGCGGGCGCCAGAAAGACTGTGCAACTGGTCATGGAGGACCCAACTACCAAGGTGAAAGCATCGTCCTTGCCCTCGGTTTTGAAGTCGCTGCTCTTGCACTGGTCCATGGTGCCGAACACGATCAACTTCTGCGCTTCAGTGCCGTCCTTGAGGTGGCCGTCAATGCGCGGCTCGCTGATACCAGCGCTGGGCGCGCTCAATGAGGTCAGTGTGAACTCGGTGAAAACGTAGTACGGCGTCTGGCCTGCGAACTTAGCGGCGTCCTTGAAGGAAGCCAGGTCAGCCTCGGTGCCGGCAACAATCTTCGTCACGGCCATGTTGAAGGTGGCTTCGCGGTACTTTTCGGTGCCCTTTTCGCCGGAGTTGGTCTGGGTCAAGGCCATTTCGCCCAACTTCAAAGCGGTACCGGGAGCTGTCAGGGTGCCCGGTGCGGCTGCGGCCTTGTTTGTGGCCGGTGCCGTCGAGGCTGTGCTTTCATCGCTGGCGCGATCATCGGCAGCCTTGCTCGTCTGCGATGCAGCGGACTCCGTACCGATCGGCTTCGGCGCCTCAAGCGTGCCGCAGCTTGTCAAGGCAACGAGGAGGGCCGCGCTGGCCCCCACCGTGGCCAATGCTTGCTTACGCTTGAGTGAAAAAGTGTTCTTCATGGTTCCCCGTTTTTAGTGATGAGCGTTTATCGAATATCTCTATTCAGTATACTAATTGGTTTTCGCAACCCTCGCGATGGGGACTAGTGCCCATGGAATCCCCGCAGGCCCGATATACTCCAATAGTGCTTTCTGGACTGGTAATAGTTGACAAACCGCAGGGATGGACCAGCCACGACGTGGTTGGCCGGATGCGAAGGCTGGCAGGGACCCGAAAAGTGGGCCATGCCGGCACCCTTGACCCCATGGCTACGGGAGTTTTGGTGGTCGGTGTCAATAAGGCCACCCGGCTACTGACCTACATTGTTGGGACCTCAAAAAGCTACGACGCCACCCTTCGGCTCGGTGCCACCACCGTCACAGACGACGCTGAAGGTGAACTAACTCACACCATAAGCACGGCCGCTGTCACCGAACATGCCATTCGGGCCGGAATTGCCGCGCTGTCAGGACCCATCACCCAGGTGCCCAGCAGTGTCAGCGCCATCAAGGTCAACGGTGAACGTGCTTATGCCCGGGTACGTGCCGGCGAGGAAGTGAAACTAGCTGCACGCCCGGTCACTATCCACTCCTTTGACGTCCATGAGATACGCCGCGGACACCACGAATCCGGGCCCGAGTACATCGACGTCGACGTCACGGTCGAGTGCTCCTCTGGCACCTATATCAGAGC
This region of Arthrobacter alpinus genomic DNA includes:
- the truB gene encoding tRNA pseudouridine(55) synthase TruB; this encodes MLSGLVIVDKPQGWTSHDVVGRMRRLAGTRKVGHAGTLDPMATGVLVVGVNKATRLLTYIVGTSKSYDATLRLGATTVTDDAEGELTHTISTAAVTEHAIRAGIAALSGPITQVPSSVSAIKVNGERAYARVRAGEEVKLAARPVTIHSFDVHEIRRGHHESGPEYIDVDVTVECSSGTYIRALARDLGAGLHVGGHLTALRRTSVGPYSLEQARTLEQLAENLQILDIADAARALMPVRELSAEEATELSFGRRIPASVDGLHTAQKPAAAFAPDGTLVALLADAGKHAKPVLVFPPDPATATPAGTDRQERAQ